tgtgaagtcataattCCTCGGCCCTATTTGAGAGTATGACAGATGAATTCAAAAAATCCAGTGGTTCAGTTCCCTAGGCAGAGAGAAGAAGCAACCCATGTTTTGGATTTTTCGATTtccaatttaatattaataaagagTAGTTTTTAGCTTTTATGAAAATGTCATATTTAATAAAAAGCTCTGTTTGATTAAAGGAGCTTAAAACTTTTAGACAGAGAAAAAAAGAAGGTAAAAGCTACTAAAAGTAGCGTTTAACTTTTAACTTCTAAATTTTTGTATGTTACTATTTATTTAACAAATACAACTCATCTACCAAacatttaaatatatttaaaaaattaaCAATTACCAGCTATCGACTAAAAGCTACCAACTATCAACTAAAAGCTACTAGCAACCACATAGTTTTGCCTATGTTTCTCATTTTAAACCACCGTCCTTTTTGATCCTCCGAATATATCTATTTTATTCCTTCTAATCATCAAGTCGGCTGCTTTTAAATATTGTTTACAatttttgttattataataatataaatataaatatgaataaatatattaaattaaatataaataaagattTAAGAACAACAGATGTTTCCATCTCCATTGTTGCAGTTGCCACTTCACAAAGTGACCACATAAAGTATGCCAAATTTCTAATCTAAAGTCCAAACAATATCAACCCGCTTACCAACTCCATACTATtaattaactaaattaatataatgccttttaaaatcatatatcataatatattcgtatatattcatatatcatatatcaaatTCAAATTATAAATAAATTCACCAATTACACGTCTTAGAACTATGTTTTtaatcatatatctatatctatatctatatctatatctatatctgtttAACTATTACTCCACTTTTTAAGTTTCTATTGTATCTATAAATAAATTCATCAATTACATGTCTTATAACTAtgttttataatcatatatctatATTTGTTTAACTATTACTCCACTGTTAAGTTTCTATTGTATACTGTATATATTAAACTTTTTAACTATCATCGTTATGTGTGTATACGTTGTTTTACGACTGGTGAAGCAATGATACGACATCGATAATGAACAATGACAATGTGATAATGTGACGATTCACATACTATTTATTTGGCTGCTACGTTAGTTTGAAATACAGCTACTTGGTAAATAATTCACAATGCTTATCTTATGCTATTACGTAACTCATTTGAAGTTGTGAATTTGAGTTCTGTTCTTATTTGAGAAtgaaaagaaatgaaatgaatgaaaAGAAAACGGATTCTTTTAATTTGGAAAGAAGAGTTGAAaggaaaatgataataaataatacatCCTTTCATTTTCTTTCGACATAAAACTCGGGAATATCAATTCACTTTATTTTTCGTCCACTTTATTTCCTTTCCTTTTAAATATAAAACTAGCTATGGAACAAATTATGGTGAACTTTATAATTGTGAGTTCGAATCTTATGATGAACTATTTGTAATTGAGTGTGTGTATGTGTCTGTTGTTCAAAAAAATAGCTTAAAGTTTGATGAATTCAATAGTGATTATACACGTGCGTTTCATATAACAAAATCCAAAAGTATCTAAAACATTTTAACTCTTaggtcactccctatcgtaactaaactattcatcctcttaacatgctacatcaGCGCTACATCAACACTCAAATACTATAACTAACCCACAAAATTTTATAACTAAACACTGCCTATCATGACTAAAAATCTTCCTCTTAACTGTCACGTCATtaatttatttcttttttttaacaACAAATTCATTAATAGAAGAATAATTACAGTGTTAAGGAATGGGCAATATTGACCCAACCCGAGAATTACACACGAAATTTATGAGTTTGCGAGTACACATACCCAATCACGAATATAGACATTTTACAAACTAAAGGATTGTGAAATAAAAGTTAGGATTACTCAACCAAATTTGCCAATCCAATGTCTTTCCTTTTAACCGATGCGATATCCACTCGAATGACTTAAGTTGAATTTCGCATAGAGTCATCGGAGAGGTCCAAACTTTGTCACGAAAAACCTTGTTATTTCGATTCTTCCATACGAGGTACGAGGTTACCCACTCAATTGCTTGCCAAAATTTCCttcccaatttactcatttcgaccGTATTGTTGCCTCGCAATACCTCACTTACACTTAGGTTCAAAAAGTTCCCCAACCCGCACCAGCTATATACCCGATTTCACACATCCATAGCATACTTGCAAAAAATCAACGAGTGCTCAATCGTCTCTACATCATCATCACAAAACGGACATCTAACGCTATGGAGATCGATTCCACTTTTATCGATCTCGTGTCTAACCGGAATGCGCTTCTTAATTGCTCTCCAAACAAAGACTTCAAGTTTCTTAGGAAGTACATTATTGCGATTTGTTTCCTCAATACCCAAGGGACTTGAATGCCACTGATCTTCAATAATTCTAGATAGAGCTTTGACCGTGAAATGACCCGACGAAGAAAGAACCCATGTCCACGAATCCTGTTTACTAGAATCACAATTAGTACCTGCACACAAACTCGTTATCTCAGCAAGCTGCGATTCTGCTCGACCCGCCGGTTGTCTCGTCCAATCCCACCTAAAGTTTCAACCAGAAGCATCAACATATAGACGATCTTGAACCTTGCAAGCCTGATTGTTTTCAAGCCTGAACAAACGgggaatgtagcgacccgaccaaatcgtcattgacggcgccgtctacttaggtcccgttacgtggtcataagtctttaaaacaacgtttgaccaaaagatatgtcgcattcatttcaaatgtaaaggttgttcaagttttacaagaatagttccaccacaagttacgatacaaagttttaagtacaaatgaaacttatgcgacaaaatttaaaagtatccaaaagacgctccatgtatgcatgtatactcgacatccaatgcaagtatcaaaataatgagcggaagcatgtatcatgtatcgttcaaggacctgagaaaacatagaaatctgtcaacgaaaacgttggtgaaatcataggtttaagtaagtaagtacaagtgaaccacaagatttgcatcaatgaaataatagtaatacattccaaaagtttgtttcacgagcacccaattatcaaagcttaacattccatccattgtataccccatccatagtgctagaacaaacactgattctcgaaaatatatttcatccgtagacggtagcgaaccgtcaaagatgagggttgtcaacccatatggccatataacataagttctcgcttacacccggcaagtgtaactaatgataatcgaattgaggatttttgttctaaactcgtatgtagaatgtttgttttcccgttcttgtgttcacttagttcaaaagaatcgtttatgttttctcatcccaaatataagttcaaaagagtaaaagtgggactatgatctcaccttgagtgcacgtacgaaaagtacttcacaaaataacgtgtgcgaaggatagtgctagtcttgacctaaacaaataggtcgtatcaataacggtaaacacgataggtcaaagatgttcaattagtcctatggctcaatacgactcgattaatatagcatgtgaatcaaatcatcaagttttatgcaagacacaagtataaaagcatgttagaaagattgcataatttattggttaagtttgacaaaaagtcaaacttggtcggtcaaagtcaacgaaaaagtcaacacgttcgggtcgtgtcccgaactatttttctgaggtttttaatcatgtatgagcatgttaggacaagttacatgtgaatcggaggtgcgtagcatagcaaacattattcaaaaattgaccaagttggacagaatctggccaggtgattctgcgcgccgcgcggggatggggcgcgccgcgccactacctgggcagagaatcctggtcagtttttcaaagtgtgcacgaaccaaaaccttttctaacacaactcttgacccgcaaacacttataacgcctatcatacatcgttggaaaggtattttgacgagtaaaacaactaaacacatatcatcaatcaaacttccacttgcaacaaccaaaaaccgcaattaatgttcctcattcaatgcatacaagtcataaatgcaatttaatgatttggcaaccaaattacatgaacggtatgccgtttcgaaggtaattaagcatacaacacgacctaacacttacaattaacattatcaagcatttaatgcatcaagattcaatttacttctatcaaaccctaacccgaaatcacaaattcaacaatcatgattatgaaactaatccatgtcaacctacataccaatttgaagctagtgatgttaggaacacaatttaaacatgaactttcatcatcaaacaacatatgatcatccaaaattcaagaacaacacaccaaaattcaagttcatgctagttacactaaaacaacgagatcgagcatataaatcatatattcatgttagacttgagccatagacactaattaacacttttataagttaaaaacatcaagaacacaaaatctagtgattttagaaagttacccaaatgagatgaagttggtaccaaaatgaagaggatgaagagaggatcacgaatatgtaatttattttgttgtaagcctcctatatcgaatttagatgatgattgaatgaatttggaatttgggtgtgtgtgttcttgctagagagaaagagagagagatgaagatgataatgaatgggtgaaaggggtttgaccctttgacctagtcaagggtttgatcccttgtcaagtttagtccctcaactttcgttcgggtgcgggaattacctaaacgagataatttaaaacgcgtatcaacgggagatgttataaacgtataacggactttatattagtataacggaaaagtaaatggaaaaaggcgggatgttacattacctactccttaaaagaaatttcgtcccgaaatttaagtaagcgtagtagtcgttgtttcttcctcgagatcttgcgtttccgaattcacgaatagatgaggatacttcctttgcatttgatcttgtctttcccaagtaaactcgggccctcttttggcattccaacgaaccttgacaatcgggatttggctttgtttcaatgtcttgacggaggtgtccacaatttcaaccggttcctccacaaaatgaagtttgtcatcaatagtaagttcttcgagagggatgacgatatcgggttcggcaagacactttttcaagttagatacatggaaggtaggatgaacggagttcaattgaggcggaagatctaaacgataagcaacggttccaatacgctccaagatttcgaaaggaccaatataccgcggatttagcttcccgcgtttcccaaaacggattacacccttccaaggtgcgacttttaacattactcggtcaccgacttgaaattcaagatcgttgcgtcgtttgtcggtatagctcttttgacgacttcggaccgtcctaagcctatctcggatttgaacgattttctcggtggtttcgtgaatgagttcgggtccggtgatttgcacgtcgcctacctcggcccaacaaagaggtgaacgacatttgcggccatatagcgcttcaaaaggtgcggctttaatactcgcgtgataactattgttgtaagagaactcggcgagaggtaagtgcttgtcccaagcttttccgaaatcaaccacgcaagctcgtaacatgtcctctaaggtttgaattgtacgttcgctttgtccatcggtttgaggatgatatgcggtgctcatgtctaaacgcgttcccaacgcttcttgcaatgtacgccaaaatctagaaacaaaacggccatctcggtcggagataatcgataaaggtacaccgtgtcgggctacgatctccttaatgtaaagttgtgcaagtttctccattttgtccgtttctttcatggccaggaagtgtgcggatttggtgagacggtcaacaataacccaaatggtatcataaccgcccgtcgtttttggtagtttggtgataaaatccatcgttattctttcccacttccattgcgggatctcgggttgtcgaagtagtccggacggtctttggtgttcggctttgactttggaacatgtcaaacacttggaaacataagtagctacgtcccttttgatgttcggccaccaatatagctgtttaaggtcgtggtacatcttattggcaccggggtgaatcgagtatcgtgacttatgggcttcatctaaaataaggcttcgtaggtccccataactaggcacccaaatccttccggcgaaatatcggagtccggtttctttaacttcgaatcgagaggtgaggacgttcaagtgttcgagagagatgttttcatccttgagagcctcatcttgggctacccgaatttggccattaaggtttgtgtggatggtgatgtttaaggctcggacacgaagaggcaccgctctttcttttcgacttaaggcatcggctactacatttgccttcccgggatggtaacgaagctcgcaatcgtaatcgtttaaggtttcaatccaccttcgttgtctcatgtttagttgcttttgatcgaatatgtgttggaggcttttgtggtcggtaaagatagtactcttggtcccgtaaagatagtgtctccacatttttagtgcaaagacaacggctccgagttcgagatcatgtgtcgtatagtttcgttcatgaattttgagttgtcgagaagcataagcaatgactttcgttcgttgcatcaatacacacccaaaaccatgtttcgaggcatcacaatatacaacaaagtcatcattgccttcgggaagtgacaagataggagcggtggttagcttcgttttcaagatttggaatgcggattcatgttcggtcgcccaaatgaatttctttcccttgtgagtcaatgcggttagaggacgtgcaaccaaagagaaattttcgatgaatctacgatagtacccggcgagacccaaaaattgacgaatgtgagtaggagtagtaggagtctcccatttgctaatggcttcgattttcgttggatcgactttaataccttggtcacttacaacatgaccaagaaattgaacttcctttaaccaaaattcacacttggagaatttggcatagagttgttcttgtcttaaaagttcaagcacaagtcggagatgttgtttgtgctcttcttcatttttagaatagatcaatatgtcatcgatgaacacaataacgaatttatcgagatacggtttgcacacgcggttcataagatccatgaacaccgccggtgcgttagtgagaccaaatggcatgacaaggaattcataactaccataacgagttcggaaagcggttttggagacatcttcccccttaaccctcaattgatgataacccgagcggagatcgattttcgaatatacacaagacccttgtagttgatcaaagaggtcatcgatgcgaggaagaggatatcggttcttaaccgtcaatttatttagttcacgataatcaatgcacattcgtagggatccgtctttctttttaacaaacaaaatcggagcgccccaaggtgaatggctaggttggataaaaccacgatcaagtagttcttggatttgactttgtaattcttgcatttcagatggagcgagtctatatggtgcacgtgctacgggtgcggctcctggaataagatcgatttggaattcaaccggtcgatgaggcggaagacccggcaattcttcgggaaatacatcggaatagtcactaacaattggcacatcatcgatgtgcttctcatcggactcgactttcttaacgtgagcaaggattgcaaaacaacccttacggagtagttttctaactttaacacacgaaacgaggttgagtccggtgcaactcttatcgccatagacgatcaaaggttcaccattctcgataggaattcggattgcgttaagatcacaaagaatgtgag
This genomic window from Rutidosis leptorrhynchoides isolate AG116_Rl617_1_P2 chromosome 2, CSIRO_AGI_Rlap_v1, whole genome shotgun sequence contains:
- the LOC139889042 gene encoding uncharacterized protein, producing the protein MIKKDFGLKKCVILSDEIKLLSALYWAELLKWDWTRQPAGRAESQLAEITSLCAGTNCDSSKQDSWTWVLSSSGHFTVKALSRIIEDQWHSSPLGIEETNRNNVLPKKLEVFVWRAIKKRIPVRHEIDKSGIDLHSVRCPFCDDDVETIEHSLIFCKYAMDV